The Pseudomonas allokribbensis genome has a window encoding:
- the ligB gene encoding NAD-dependent DNA ligase LigB, producing MLATLRLFFFFLPVFIHLSAFADDCPTWPPGRAQTEIVALQQQVDQWDDAYHREGRSLITDELYDQSRTRLGEWRQCFKLPPPPKPLRTASGPVAHPIAHTGLDKLHDAADIEAWLRDRKDVWAQPKIDGVAVTLVYRAGRLQQAISRGDGIRGQDWTASAHKINAIPRQLTQPRDLSVQGELYWRLNDHIQARAGSANARATVAGLMGRKDLSAEQAAGIGLFVWDWPLGPSSLTERITGLASLGFATTEPYSHPVGDLADAQKWRDHWYRSPLPFASDGIVLRQSLRPAAERWQARSPFWAVAWKYPFAQALADVRKVNFKIGRTGRITPVLELAPVMLDDRQIRRVSVSSLKRWQELDIRPGDQVAISLAGLTIPRLDSVVLRSTERVELNAPLASDFHALSCWQPTPGCESQFLARLTWLGGKQGLALPHVGRGTWEKLLETGRLNSLLDWLTLDGPELAKIAGLGERSSARLSHSFHSARQRPFTQWLKALGLPPTGQASLADSWQALAQRNTEQWQAEPGIGPGRAAQLSAFFRDPQVLVLSETLRAAGIDGF from the coding sequence ATGCTTGCCACACTGCGCCTGTTTTTCTTTTTCCTGCCGGTTTTCATCCACCTCAGCGCCTTCGCTGACGACTGCCCCACCTGGCCACCCGGCCGGGCACAAACCGAAATCGTCGCCCTGCAGCAGCAGGTCGATCAGTGGGACGACGCCTATCACCGAGAAGGCCGATCACTGATCACCGACGAACTCTACGATCAGTCCCGCACCCGACTCGGCGAATGGCGTCAGTGCTTCAAACTTCCTCCACCGCCCAAGCCGTTAAGGACGGCGTCAGGGCCGGTCGCGCACCCGATCGCCCATACCGGCCTCGACAAACTTCACGACGCAGCGGACATCGAAGCCTGGCTGCGCGACCGCAAGGACGTCTGGGCACAACCCAAGATCGACGGCGTGGCCGTCACGCTGGTCTATCGCGCCGGGCGTTTGCAGCAGGCGATCAGTCGCGGCGACGGGATTCGCGGGCAGGACTGGACTGCATCGGCGCACAAGATCAACGCCATTCCCCGGCAACTGACACAACCGCGAGATCTGTCAGTGCAGGGTGAACTCTATTGGCGACTGAACGACCATATCCAGGCCCGAGCCGGCAGCGCCAACGCCCGTGCGACAGTCGCCGGCCTGATGGGACGCAAGGACTTGAGTGCCGAACAGGCAGCAGGCATCGGGCTTTTTGTCTGGGACTGGCCGCTGGGCCCAAGCAGCCTCACAGAGCGAATCACCGGACTGGCATCACTGGGCTTCGCCACGACGGAACCGTACAGCCATCCCGTTGGTGATCTTGCCGATGCGCAAAAGTGGCGTGATCACTGGTATCGCTCACCACTGCCCTTCGCCAGTGACGGCATCGTCTTGCGCCAAAGTCTGCGTCCGGCAGCCGAACGCTGGCAGGCGCGCTCGCCTTTCTGGGCCGTGGCCTGGAAGTACCCGTTCGCCCAGGCATTGGCCGATGTACGCAAGGTCAATTTCAAGATCGGCCGTACCGGGCGCATCACCCCCGTGCTGGAGTTGGCGCCGGTCATGCTCGATGACCGCCAGATCAGACGCGTCAGCGTCAGCTCACTCAAGCGCTGGCAGGAACTGGACATTCGTCCCGGCGATCAAGTGGCGATCAGCCTGGCCGGGCTGACGATTCCGCGACTCGACAGCGTTGTGCTGCGCAGCACAGAGCGCGTCGAGCTGAACGCTCCACTCGCCAGCGACTTTCACGCACTAAGCTGCTGGCAACCAACGCCCGGATGCGAGAGTCAGTTCCTCGCGCGCCTGACCTGGCTTGGCGGCAAGCAAGGGCTGGCACTGCCCCATGTCGGGCGCGGTACGTGGGAGAAACTTCTGGAAACAGGCCGCCTGAACAGCCTGCTGGATTGGTTGACCCTCGACGGGCCAGAGCTTGCTAAGATTGCCGGCCTCGGCGAACGCAGCAGCGCTCGCCTGTCGCACAGTTTTCACAGCGCTCGCCAACGGCCGTTCACCCAATGGCTCAAAGCCCTCGGGCTGCCGCCGACCGGCCAGGCTTCTTTGGCTGACTCATGGCAAGCGCTGGCACAACGAAATACCGAACAATGGCAGGCAGAGCCCGGAATCGGCCCCGGTCGCGCAGCGCAATTGAGCGCTTTTTTCCGCGACCCGCAGGTGCTGGTCCTGAGTGAAACCTTACGTGCCGCCGGAATCGACGGTTTCTGA
- a CDS encoding DUF1090 domain-containing protein, translated as MKFLAPLALLTLCGVMAAPAMAGEDAPGLTGCAAKKQGIINQIEQAKSRGNADQQAGLETALREVTEHCTDAGLKKERENKVLDAKHEVSKRQADLDKAMKKGDPEKIDKRKNKLAESRKELQDALDELDK; from the coding sequence ATGAAATTTCTCGCACCGCTCGCCCTGCTGACTCTTTGCGGCGTAATGGCCGCCCCCGCGATGGCTGGCGAAGACGCCCCGGGCCTGACCGGTTGTGCTGCCAAGAAGCAAGGCATCATCAATCAGATCGAACAGGCCAAATCCCGCGGCAACGCCGACCAGCAGGCCGGCCTCGAAACCGCCCTGCGCGAAGTCACCGAACACTGCACCGACGCCGGCCTGAAAAAGGAACGTGAAAACAAGGTGCTCGACGCCAAGCACGAAGTCAGCAAGCGTCAGGCTGACCTCGACAAGGCCATGAAGAAAGGCGATCCGGAGAAGATCGACAAGCGCAAGAACAAGCTCGCCGAGTCGCGCAAGGAATTGCAGGACGCGCTGGACGAGCTCGACAAGTAA
- a CDS encoding c-type cytochrome, which produces MTLKRLSVVLLACLTLSACGGVDPNSPLGQRKAIFKQMLKTGEDLGGMLRGRIAFDGPKFTEGAVKLDALSHEPWKHFPQVREEDHTSAKDDVWLRQARFQDMARTLEAATGELVIASQVQPYKDSNLGPAVQKVEDACSACHKEFRDH; this is translated from the coding sequence ATGACTCTTAAAAGACTTTCTGTTGTATTGCTGGCCTGTCTGACCTTGTCCGCCTGCGGCGGTGTCGATCCGAATTCCCCGCTGGGCCAGCGCAAGGCGATCTTCAAGCAGATGCTCAAGACCGGCGAAGACCTGGGCGGCATGCTGCGCGGGCGCATTGCCTTCGACGGGCCGAAATTCACGGAAGGCGCGGTCAAGCTCGATGCGCTGTCCCATGAGCCGTGGAAACACTTTCCGCAGGTGCGCGAAGAAGATCACACCAGCGCCAAGGACGATGTCTGGCTGAGACAGGCACGTTTCCAGGACATGGCCCGCACCCTTGAGGCGGCCACCGGTGAACTGGTGATCGCCAGCCAGGTTCAACCGTACAAGGACAGCAATTTGGGGCCGGCGGTGCAGAAGGTTGAAGATGCCTGCAGTGCCTGCCATAAAGAGTTTCGCGACCATTGA
- a CDS encoding murein transglycosylase A, translating into MNSRFKAWRHPLIATLPLLAILAGCTGGDSAKPKTHALATYSSATWEALPAVSDNDLVAGFGSWRSACTRLKADPIWGATCAAAANVPQSAGDIRSFLKQHLDVFGLRAEHDNPNGLITGYYEPVYPGSLTQTATANVPVYGVPEDMIIVSLDSIYPELKGKRLRGRLEGRVLKPYDDAATIETKGVKAPVVAWLTDPMNLQFLQIQGSGRIQTDDGRQLRIAYADQNGHPYRPIGRWLVEQGELKKEDVTMGAISNWAKANPSRIPELLGSNPSYVFFTRNPDSNEGPRGSLNVPLTAGYSAAVDRKVIPLGSLLWLSTTRPDGTALVRPVAAQDTGGAIAGEVRADLFWGTGEAAGQLAGDMKQQGQIWMLWPKGAALPQVPQVADKL; encoded by the coding sequence ATGAACAGCCGTTTCAAGGCCTGGCGTCACCCACTCATCGCAACCCTGCCGCTGCTGGCCATCCTCGCCGGCTGCACCGGGGGCGACAGTGCCAAGCCGAAAACCCACGCACTGGCCACTTACTCCAGCGCCACCTGGGAAGCGCTGCCCGCAGTGTCCGACAACGATCTGGTGGCCGGTTTCGGTTCGTGGCGCAGCGCCTGCACCCGGCTCAAGGCTGACCCGATCTGGGGCGCCACCTGCGCGGCGGCCGCCAATGTGCCGCAAAGCGCCGGCGACATCCGCAGCTTCCTCAAGCAGCACCTCGACGTCTTCGGGCTGCGCGCCGAGCACGACAATCCCAACGGCCTGATCACCGGTTATTACGAACCGGTCTACCCCGGCAGCCTGACGCAAACCGCAACCGCCAACGTGCCGGTGTACGGCGTGCCTGAAGACATGATCATCGTGTCCCTGGACAGCATTTACCCTGAGCTGAAAGGCAAACGCCTGCGCGGACGCCTCGAAGGTCGCGTGCTCAAACCTTATGACGACGCAGCTACCATCGAGACCAAAGGCGTCAAGGCACCGGTGGTGGCGTGGCTGACCGATCCGATGAACCTGCAATTCCTGCAGATCCAGGGTTCGGGGCGGATTCAGACCGATGACGGCCGGCAACTGCGCATCGCCTACGCCGACCAGAACGGTCATCCGTACCGGCCGATCGGCCGCTGGCTGGTGGAACAGGGTGAGCTGAAGAAAGAAGACGTGACCATGGGCGCGATCAGCAACTGGGCCAAGGCCAATCCATCGCGCATTCCGGAGTTGCTCGGCAGCAACCCGAGTTATGTGTTCTTCACCCGTAACCCGGACAGCAACGAAGGCCCGCGCGGCTCGTTGAATGTGCCGCTGACCGCCGGTTACAGCGCGGCAGTGGATCGCAAGGTGATCCCGTTGGGCAGCCTGCTGTGGCTGTCGACCACTCGCCCTGACGGCACGGCACTGGTACGCCCGGTAGCCGCACAGGACACCGGCGGCGCGATTGCCGGCGAAGTTCGTGCAGACCTGTTTTGGGGCACCGGTGAGGCCGCCGGGCAACTGGCCGGTGACATGAAGCAGCAGGGGCAGATCTGGATGCTCTGGCCCAAAGGCGCGGCGCTGCCGCAAGTGCCGCAGGTGGCCGACAAACTGTAA
- a CDS encoding MAPEG family protein produces MTVALWCVLIAIFLPYVCTGVAKAVGGYRLSDNHDPRDFLESLNGLARRAHAAQLNSFEVTPAFAAAVIVAHLVGTAELVTVNVLAVLFITSRLLYIICYLADWAILRSLVWFVGMGLIASFFFVSV; encoded by the coding sequence ATGACGGTGGCTCTGTGGTGCGTTTTGATTGCGATCTTTCTGCCCTATGTGTGCACGGGCGTGGCCAAGGCTGTCGGTGGTTATCGGCTGAGCGACAATCACGATCCTCGGGATTTTCTCGAAAGCCTGAACGGTCTGGCCCGACGGGCCCATGCGGCGCAACTGAACAGTTTTGAAGTGACGCCGGCGTTTGCGGCGGCGGTGATCGTCGCGCATCTGGTGGGCACGGCGGAACTGGTGACGGTGAATGTACTGGCGGTGCTGTTCATCACCAGTCGTCTGCTCTACATCATTTGCTATCTGGCGGACTGGGCGATTCTGCGGTCGCTGGTGTGGTTCGTCGGGATGGGGCTGATCGCCAGTTTCTTCTTCGTTTCGGTCTGA
- a CDS encoding EamA family transporter yields MLATALVLVAALLHAAWNTLIKFSAERLLVVACMDTVALLFVALAFPFISLPPQEIWPWILASAAFELLYRYLLIQAYRVGDLGLVYPLMRGLSPLVVLALTLIFAGEVLTTQQIFGIMLIPLGMACLLWQGGGGKHLPWSMLPVVALIGLCIGCYTYIDGQALRRWSHPLDYLVWVTLLSAWPFPLLAWVAKRPAFMLFWREQWKLGLAVGFCVLFSYALVLWAMQLGSIAEAAALREISVILVVLFGMRYLKEPFGRPRLLACGLVLIGMLVMKF; encoded by the coding sequence GTGCTGGCGACAGCTCTGGTGTTGGTGGCGGCGCTGTTGCACGCAGCGTGGAATACCCTGATCAAGTTCAGCGCCGAACGGCTGCTGGTGGTGGCCTGCATGGACACCGTGGCGCTGTTGTTCGTCGCGCTGGCATTTCCTTTCATCAGCCTGCCGCCGCAGGAAATCTGGCCGTGGATTCTGGCGTCGGCGGCGTTCGAGCTGCTTTATCGCTACCTGTTGATCCAGGCCTATCGGGTCGGCGACCTGGGCCTGGTTTATCCACTGATGCGCGGTTTGTCTCCGCTGGTGGTACTGGCGCTGACCCTGATCTTTGCCGGCGAAGTGCTGACCACCCAGCAGATCTTCGGGATCATGTTGATCCCGCTGGGCATGGCCTGCCTGCTCTGGCAGGGCGGCGGCGGGAAACACTTGCCATGGTCGATGTTGCCGGTGGTGGCGCTGATCGGGTTGTGCATCGGCTGCTACACCTACATCGATGGCCAGGCCTTGCGGCGCTGGTCGCATCCCCTGGATTACCTGGTCTGGGTCACGCTGCTCAGCGCGTGGCCGTTCCCGCTGCTGGCGTGGGTGGCCAAGCGGCCGGCGTTCATGCTGTTCTGGCGCGAACAATGGAAGCTGGGACTGGCGGTCGGGTTCTGCGTGTTGTTCAGCTACGCTCTGGTGCTGTGGGCGATGCAACTGGGGTCGATTGCCGAAGCGGCGGCGTTGCGTGAAATCAGCGTGATTCTGGTGGTGCTGTTTGGCATGCGCTACTTGAAAGAACCTTTCGGTCGGCCACGGCTCTTAGCCTGTGGGCTGGTGCTGATCGGCATGCTGGTGATGAAGTTCTGA
- a CDS encoding cation:proton antiporter, with product MLELVAAFICLTTLLTFVNFRFIGLPPTIGVMVTALMFSLLLQGLSLLGYPGLEERVQQLIGQIDFGDLLMNWMLSFLLFAGALHVNLNDLRSYRWPIGLLATFGVLIATAVIGSLAYYIFALFGWHVSFLYCLLFGALISPTDPIAVLGVLRTANASKPLKTTIVGESLFNDGTAVVVFTVLLGIAQLGETPTVGATAMLFVHEAVGGVLFGGLIGYLVYLMIKSIEQHQIEVMLTLALVIGGSAMATELHVSAPIAMVVAGLIIGNLGRNLAMNDMTRKYLDGFWELLDDMLNALLFALIGMELLLLPFNWLHVAAASLLALAILLSRLLTVAPAIVLLRRWRTVPRGTIRILTWGGLRGGVSVALALALPLGPERDLLLSITYIVVLSSILLQGLTIGKLVKHATRDEPVTAAEPAHH from the coding sequence ATGCTTGAACTCGTCGCCGCTTTCATCTGCCTCACCACCCTCCTCACTTTTGTGAATTTCCGCTTCATCGGTTTGCCTCCGACCATCGGCGTGATGGTTACCGCACTGATGTTTTCCCTGTTGCTGCAAGGCCTGAGCCTGCTCGGTTACCCCGGCCTCGAAGAGCGCGTACAGCAACTGATCGGCCAGATCGACTTCGGTGATCTGCTGATGAACTGGATGCTGTCGTTCCTGCTGTTCGCCGGCGCCTTGCACGTCAACCTGAACGACCTGCGCAGCTACCGCTGGCCCATCGGCCTGCTGGCGACGTTCGGTGTACTGATCGCCACCGCCGTGATCGGCAGCCTCGCCTACTACATTTTTGCCCTGTTCGGCTGGCACGTGAGCTTCCTCTACTGCCTGTTGTTCGGCGCACTGATTTCCCCGACCGACCCGATCGCGGTGCTCGGCGTGTTGCGTACCGCCAATGCCTCGAAACCGTTGAAGACCACCATCGTCGGCGAATCCCTGTTCAACGACGGCACCGCCGTGGTGGTGTTCACCGTGCTGCTGGGCATCGCGCAACTGGGCGAAACTCCGACCGTCGGCGCCACGGCCATGCTGTTCGTCCATGAAGCCGTCGGTGGCGTGCTGTTCGGCGGGCTGATCGGTTATCTGGTGTACCTGATGATCAAAAGCATCGAGCAGCACCAGATCGAAGTCATGCTGACCCTGGCACTGGTGATCGGCGGTTCGGCGATGGCCACCGAGCTGCACGTCTCGGCGCCGATTGCGATGGTGGTCGCCGGTCTGATCATCGGCAACCTCGGTCGCAATCTGGCGATGAACGACATGACGCGCAAATACCTGGACGGTTTCTGGGAGTTGCTCGACGACATGCTCAACGCCCTGCTGTTCGCGCTGATCGGCATGGAGCTGTTGCTGCTGCCGTTCAACTGGCTGCACGTGGCGGCGGCGAGCCTGCTGGCACTGGCAATTCTGCTGTCGCGCCTGCTCACCGTGGCCCCGGCCATTGTCCTGTTGCGCCGCTGGCGCACAGTGCCGCGCGGCACCATCCGGATCCTGACCTGGGGCGGTTTGCGCGGCGGTGTTTCGGTGGCCTTGGCGCTGGCCCTGCCGCTTGGCCCGGAACGCGATCTGCTGCTGAGCATCACCTACATCGTGGTGCTGTCGTCGATTCTGTTGCAGGGCCTGACCATCGGCAAACTGGTCAAGCACGCGACTCGCGACGAGCCGGTAACGGCTGCCGAGCCCGCTCACCACTGA
- a CDS encoding formate/nitrite transporter family protein, with protein MTTPTDGKTPDLSAKEQHEVEKNQPPRAAVLHEIIRKQGDQELERSIAALWWSALAAGLTMGLSLMGMGLLNSRLPEGDEFKVIASFGYCAGFLAVILARQQLFTENTLTAVLPVMTKPTIRNFGRLIRLWTVVLFGNLCGTILVAYVMLELPIFDSKTDAAFLEIGRKVMENHASQMFAKGIVSGWMIATMVWMIPSMESAKMWIIILITYLMALGDFTHIVVGSAEVSYLVFAGELPWSDFWAVFAGPTLAGNIIGGSFIFALISHAQIRSESGKPKESADQAEKPDPQPIKK; from the coding sequence ATGACCACGCCAACAGACGGCAAGACCCCCGACCTCTCGGCCAAGGAACAGCACGAAGTCGAGAAAAACCAGCCGCCCCGCGCGGCGGTCCTGCATGAAATCATCCGTAAACAGGGCGACCAGGAACTGGAGCGCAGCATTGCCGCGCTGTGGTGGTCGGCGTTGGCGGCGGGGCTGACCATGGGCCTGTCGCTGATGGGCATGGGCCTGCTCAATTCCCGGTTGCCCGAGGGTGACGAATTCAAGGTGATCGCCAGTTTTGGCTACTGCGCAGGTTTTCTCGCGGTGATCCTCGCCCGCCAGCAGTTGTTCACCGAAAACACCCTGACCGCTGTGCTGCCGGTCATGACCAAACCGACGATCCGAAACTTCGGCCGACTGATCCGACTCTGGACAGTGGTGCTGTTCGGCAACCTGTGCGGCACGATTCTGGTGGCTTACGTGATGCTCGAACTGCCGATCTTCGACAGCAAGACCGACGCCGCCTTCCTCGAAATCGGCCGCAAGGTCATGGAAAACCACGCCAGCCAGATGTTCGCCAAGGGCATTGTTTCCGGCTGGATGATCGCCACCATGGTCTGGATGATCCCGTCCATGGAAAGCGCGAAGATGTGGATCATCATCCTCATCACCTACCTGATGGCGCTGGGCGACTTCACCCACATCGTGGTGGGCTCGGCGGAAGTGTCGTATCTGGTGTTTGCCGGCGAGTTGCCGTGGAGTGATTTCTGGGCGGTATTTGCCGGACCGACATTGGCGGGGAATATCATCGGCGGCAGTTTCATCTTCGCCCTGATCAGCCATGCGCAGATCCGCAGCGAAAGTGGAAAACCGAAGGAGTCTGCGGACCAGGCCGAAAAGCCCGATCCGCAGCCGATCAAGAAATGA
- a CDS encoding acyl-CoA thioesterase, whose product MNFHTRKWVKPEDLNPNGTLFGGSLLRWIDEEAAIYAIVQLGNQRVVTKYISEINFVSASRQGDIIELGITATEFGRTSITLTCEVRNKITRKSILTVEKMVFVNLGEDGLPAPHGRTEIKYVKDQFKDETPVTE is encoded by the coding sequence ATGAATTTCCACACCCGCAAATGGGTAAAACCCGAAGACCTCAACCCCAACGGCACCCTGTTCGGCGGCAGCCTGCTGCGCTGGATCGACGAAGAAGCGGCGATCTACGCCATCGTTCAACTGGGCAACCAGCGCGTGGTGACCAAGTACATTTCCGAGATCAACTTCGTCAGCGCCTCGCGCCAGGGCGACATCATCGAACTGGGCATCACCGCCACCGAGTTCGGCCGCACCTCGATCACCCTGACCTGTGAAGTGCGCAACAAGATCACCCGCAAGAGCATCCTGACCGTCGAGAAGATGGTCTTCGTCAACCTCGGTGAAGACGGTCTGCCGGCGCCGCACGGGCGGACCGAGATCAAATACGTCAAAGACCAGTTCAAGGATGAAACGCCCGTTACCGAGTAA
- the ahcY gene encoding adenosylhomocysteinase gives MSAVITPADFNDYKVADMSLAAWGRRETIIAESEMPALMGLRRKYASEQPLKGAKILGCIHMTIQTAVLIETLVALGAEVRWSSCNIFSTQDQAAASIAAAGIPVFAWKGETEEEYEWCLEQTILKDGQPWDANMILDDGGDLTQLLHDKYPQVLDRVHGVTEETTTGVHRLLDMLAKGELRIPAINVNDSVTKSKNDNKYGCRHSLNDAIKRGTDHLLSGKQALVIGYGDVGKGSAQSLRQEGMIVKVSEVDPICAMQACMDGFELVSPFIDGINDGTEASIDKALLGKIDLIVTTTGNVNVCDANMLKALKKRAVVCNIGHFDNEIDTAFMRKNWAWEEVKPQVHKIHRTGPGAFDAQNDDYLILLAEGRLVNLGNATGHPSRIMDGSFANQVLAQIFLFGQKYADLSPAQKAERLTVEVLPKKLDEEVALEMVRGFGGVVTQLTKQQADYIGVTVEGPFKPHAYRY, from the coding sequence ATGAGCGCTGTTATCACGCCTGCAGATTTTAACGATTACAAAGTTGCCGACATGTCCCTGGCTGCCTGGGGCCGTCGCGAAACCATCATCGCCGAGTCGGAAATGCCGGCCCTGATGGGTCTGCGCCGCAAGTACGCTTCCGAGCAGCCGCTGAAAGGCGCAAAAATCCTCGGCTGCATCCACATGACCATTCAGACCGCCGTGCTGATCGAAACCCTGGTTGCCCTGGGTGCCGAAGTGCGCTGGTCGTCCTGCAACATCTTCTCGACTCAGGATCAGGCCGCTGCTTCCATCGCCGCTGCCGGCATCCCGGTTTTCGCCTGGAAAGGCGAGACTGAAGAAGAGTACGAGTGGTGCCTGGAGCAGACCATCCTGAAAGATGGCCAGCCATGGGACGCCAACATGATCCTCGACGATGGCGGCGACCTGACTCAGCTGCTGCACGACAAGTACCCACAGGTTCTGGACCGCGTTCACGGCGTGACCGAAGAAACCACCACCGGCGTACACCGTCTGCTGGACATGCTGGCCAAGGGCGAACTGCGCATCCCGGCCATCAACGTCAACGACTCGGTGACCAAGTCCAAGAACGACAACAAGTACGGCTGCCGTCACAGCCTGAATGACGCCATCAAGCGCGGCACCGACCACTTGCTGTCCGGCAAGCAAGCGCTGGTCATCGGCTACGGTGACGTGGGCAAGGGCTCGGCCCAGTCCCTGCGTCAGGAAGGCATGATCGTTAAAGTGTCCGAAGTCGACCCGATCTGCGCCATGCAAGCCTGCATGGACGGTTTCGAACTGGTTTCGCCGTTCATCGACGGTATCAACGACGGCACCGAAGCCAGCATCGACAAAGCGCTGCTGGGCAAGATCGACCTGATCGTGACCACCACCGGTAACGTCAACGTTTGCGACGCAAACATGCTCAAAGCCCTGAAGAAGCGCGCTGTTGTCTGCAACATCGGTCACTTCGACAACGAAATCGACACCGCTTTCATGCGCAAGAACTGGGCATGGGAAGAAGTGAAGCCACAGGTACACAAGATTCACCGTACCGGCCCGGGCGCTTTCGACGCTCAGAACGACGACTACCTGATCCTGCTGGCCGAAGGCCGTCTGGTGAACCTGGGCAACGCCACCGGTCACCCGAGCCGCATCATGGACGGTTCGTTCGCCAACCAGGTTCTGGCCCAGATCTTCCTGTTCGGCCAGAAGTACGCCGACCTGTCGCCAGCCCAGAAAGCCGAGCGCCTGACCGTTGAAGTACTGCCGAAGAAACTCGACGAAGAAGTGGCCCTGGAAATGGTTCGCGGCTTCGGCGGCGTGGTCACCCAACTGACCAAGCAACAGGCTGACTACATCGGCGTGACCGTCGAAGGCCCGTTCAAGCCGCACGCTTACCGCTACTAA
- the metF gene encoding methylenetetrahydrofolate reductase [NAD(P)H], which produces MSQDRRYSFEFFPTKTDAGHEKLLATARQLATYNPDFFSCTYGAGGSTRDRTLNTVLQLESEVKIPAAPHLSCVGDSKDDLRGLLNEYKAAGIKRIVALRGDLPSGMGMTSGELRHANELVEFIREETGNHFHIEVAAYPEMHPQARNYEDDLANFVRKARAGADSAITQYFFNADSYFYFVDRLQALGVDIPVVPGIMPITNYSKLARFSDACGAEIPRWIRKQLEAYGDDSQSIQRFGEQVVTEMCERLLQGGAPGLHFYSMNQAEPSLAIWNNLKLPR; this is translated from the coding sequence ATGTCCCAAGACCGTCGCTACAGCTTCGAGTTCTTCCCGACCAAGACCGATGCTGGGCATGAAAAACTGCTCGCCACTGCCCGTCAGCTGGCCACCTACAACCCTGACTTCTTTTCCTGCACCTACGGCGCGGGCGGTTCGACCCGTGACCGCACGCTGAACACCGTGTTGCAGCTGGAAAGCGAAGTCAAAATCCCCGCTGCCCCGCACCTGTCGTGCGTCGGCGACAGCAAGGACGACCTGCGCGGCCTGCTGAACGAGTACAAGGCTGCCGGCATCAAGCGCATCGTCGCCCTGCGTGGTGACCTGCCGTCCGGCATGGGCATGACCAGCGGCGAGCTGCGTCACGCCAATGAACTGGTTGAATTCATTCGTGAAGAAACCGGCAATCATTTCCACATCGAAGTCGCCGCCTACCCGGAGATGCATCCGCAAGCGCGCAACTACGAAGACGATCTCGCCAACTTCGTACGCAAGGCTCGCGCTGGCGCCGACAGCGCGATCACCCAGTACTTCTTCAACGCCGACAGCTACTTCTACTTTGTCGACCGTTTGCAGGCGCTGGGCGTAGACATTCCAGTCGTGCCGGGGATCATGCCGATCACCAACTACAGCAAGCTCGCGCGTTTCTCCGATGCCTGCGGTGCGGAAATCCCGCGCTGGATCCGCAAGCAACTGGAAGCCTATGGCGATGACAGCCAAAGCATTCAGCGCTTCGGCGAACAGGTCGTCACCGAAATGTGCGAACGCCTGCTGCAGGGCGGCGCACCTGGTCTGCACTTCTATTCCATGAACCAGGCCGAACCTAGCCTGGCGATCTGGAACAACCTGAAGTTGCCACGCTGA
- a CDS encoding substrate-binding periplasmic protein gives MSLITQLFAVLVFACLSFAARGEKLRIVTEPWAPYVYEENGKNLGLDYETTAIVFKRLGIEVEWQFLPWKRCLSMLETGQADGALDIFHSAERDATLLYPSEPLSDVEFVMFYANERPHPFRSLEDLKGLTIGTSPGYLYSPDFSESTLFTREPAPTHEANFGKLVRGRIDLLITDRRVGQHLLDELNIRNQITENPTVISRQSQFLAVRRNAGMDLLVQRFGAELKRFKREPAYAELSARYGATPAMTAPLGSATASGKTVEQQESGAQ, from the coding sequence ATGTCTTTGATCACGCAGTTATTCGCCGTGCTGGTTTTTGCTTGCCTGAGCTTTGCAGCTCGGGGCGAGAAGCTGCGTATCGTCACCGAACCGTGGGCCCCGTACGTTTACGAAGAGAACGGCAAGAACCTCGGGCTGGACTATGAAACCACCGCCATCGTGTTCAAACGCCTGGGCATCGAAGTCGAATGGCAGTTCCTGCCGTGGAAACGCTGCCTGTCGATGCTCGAAACCGGCCAGGCCGACGGCGCACTGGACATTTTTCACAGCGCCGAACGCGACGCCACCCTGCTCTACCCGAGCGAACCGCTGTCGGACGTCGAATTCGTGATGTTCTACGCCAACGAACGACCGCATCCCTTTCGCAGCCTTGAAGACCTCAAGGGCCTGACCATCGGCACCTCGCCGGGTTATCTGTACAGCCCGGACTTCAGCGAGTCGACCCTGTTCACCCGGGAACCGGCCCCGACCCACGAAGCCAACTTCGGCAAACTGGTGCGCGGGCGGATCGACCTGCTGATCACCGACCGACGCGTGGGCCAACACTTACTCGATGAACTGAATATCCGCAACCAGATCACCGAAAACCCCACTGTCATCAGTCGTCAGAGCCAGTTCCTGGCCGTGCGACGCAATGCAGGGATGGATTTGCTGGTGCAGCGCTTCGGCGCCGAACTCAAGCGTTTCAAGCGTGAACCGGCCTATGCCGAGCTCAGCGCACGCTACGGCGCGACCCCGGCCATGACCGCGCCACTGGGCAGCGCCACCGCCAGCGGCAAAACCGTTGAGCAGCAGGAAAGCGGCGCGCAGTGA